In the Populus trichocarpa isolate Nisqually-1 chromosome 1, P.trichocarpa_v4.1, whole genome shotgun sequence genome, one interval contains:
- the LOC7480420 gene encoding putative germin-like protein 2-1, with translation MAASILFLGFLVLSFSFALASDPSSLQDFCVADGDSNVVVNGLACKDPKNVQASHFSFGGLHLAGNTSNGVGSKVTAVNVVQIPGLNTLGISVARIDYAPSGINPPHTHPRASEILTVLEGSLEVGFVTSNPGNRLITKVLQKGDVFVFPINLVHFQRNVGKSNAVALAALSSQNAGVITIANAVFGTNPEIPDDILAKAFQLDKNVVNFLQSKF, from the exons ATGGCTGCTTCCATTCTTTTCTTGGGATTCCTAGTTTTGTCCTTCTCCTTTGCCCTAGCATCGGATCCAAGCTCACTTCAAGATTTTTGTGTTGCTGATGGAGATAGCAACG TTGTTGTCAATGGTTTGGCTTGCAAGGACCCCAAAAATGTCCAAGCTAGTCACTTCTCTTTCGGTGGACTTCACTTGGCAGGCAACACATCAAATGGAGTAGGGTCTAAGGTAACCGCAGTGAATGTAGTCCAAATACCAGGACTTAACACACTTGGTATCTCTGTTGCACGCATTGACTACGCACCATCCGGCATTAACCCTCCACACACACACCCTCGTGCCTCCGAGATCTTGACAGTTCTTGAAGGCAGCCTTGAAGTTGGATTTGTAACATCTAACCCTGGAAACCGTCTTATTACCAAGGTCTTACAAAAGGGTGATGTCTTTGTGTTCCCTATCAATCTTGTTCACTTTCAAAGAAATGTAGGAAAGAGCAATGCGGTTGCCCTAGCAGCCTTGAGCAGCCAAAACGCAGGTGTTATCACCATTGCAAATGCTGTGTTTGGGACTAATCCGGAGATCCCTGATGATATTCTTGCAAAGGCTTTCCAGTTGGACAAGAATGTAGTCAATTTCCTACAATCAAAGTTCTAG
- the LOC18096033 gene encoding probable protein phosphatase 2C 28, which translates to MIVIFEFIVLPYEHKEGIIGYDSSTDDENVEEEESPRRNVIHGYHMVRGKLGHGMEDYVVAENRKINGHELGLYAMPSLLYSWIKRTYKVTDNEILDRIVGSRGESTAATAILVDKEKLIVAIVGDSRAILCRNGEATQISVDHDPQKEKEHVESKGGFVYEAPDARAFGDGRIKENITSEPDIMTEHSDEDTEFITLRSDGLWKVMSNQEAYDCNTDLEDAEEAAKKLIEEALNRGSMDDISCMVVAFL; encoded by the exons ATGATAGTAATATTTGAGTTTATTGTTCTTCCTTATGAGCACAAGGAAGGGATCAT TGGATATGATTCTTCCACTGATGATGAAAATGTTGAAGAGGAGGAATCTCCTCGTCGGAATGTCATCCATGGATACCATATGGTCCGAGGAAAATTGGGCCATGGAATGGAAGATTATGTAGTGGCAGAAAATAGGAAAATCAATGGCCATGAGTTAGGGCTTTATGCGATGCCTTCGCTGCTATATTCTTG GATCAAGAGGACGTATAAGGTTACTGATAATGAGATTTTGGATAGAATAGTTGGTTCTCGAGGAGAGTCAACAGCAGCTACAGCAATACTAGTTGATAAAGAGAAGTTAATTGTGGCCATTGTTGGTGATTCTCGGGCCATCTTATGCAGAAATGGTGAGGCAACACAAATCTCAGTAGATCATGATCCCCAGAAGGAGAAAGAACATGTTGAAAGCAAGGGTGGATTTGTGTATGAAGCGCCAGAT GCAAGGGCTTTCGGTGATGGGAGAATAAAAGAGAATATTACTTCAGAACCAGATATAATGACTGAACATAGTGATGAAGATACTGAATTCATAACTTTGAGGAGCGATGGCTTGTGGAAG GTGATGTCAAACCAAGAGGCTTATGATTGCAATACCGATTTGGAAGATGCTGAAGAGGCGGCAAAGAAGTTGATTGAAGAGGCATTAAACAGGGGAAGCATGGATGACATCTCTTGCATGGTTGTAGCTTTTCTCTAA
- the LOC7480422 gene encoding histidinol dehydrogenase, chloroplastic isoform X1, with protein sequence MDSQLLLLNNNNSLTKLPQFSFFASPKPRYNPSSNFLGFKLKRVMCAMKSYRLSELNNSEVESLKARPRIDFSSIFGIVNPIVDDVRQRGDAAVKDYTSRFDKVKLDKIVENVSELPDPELDATVKEAFDVAYNNIYAFHLAQKSVEKSVETMKGVRCKRVARSISSVGLYVPGGTAVLPSTALMLAIPAQIAGCKTVVLATPPAQDGSICKEVLYCAKKAGVTHILKAGGAQAISAMAWGTESCPKAEKIFGPGNQYVTAAKMILQNSEAMISIDMPAGPSEVLVIADRYASPVHIAADLLSQAEHGPDSQVVLVVAGDGVDMKAIEEEISKQCQSLPRGEYASKALSHSFTVFARDMVEAVSFSNLYAPEHLIINVKEAEKWESFIENAGSVFLGPWTPESVGDYASGTNHVLPTYGYARMYGGVSLDSFQKYMTVQSLTEEGLRKLGPYVATMAEVEGLDAHKRAVTLRLQDIEARQVSNTR encoded by the exons ATGGACTCCCAGCTTCTGTTACTTAACAATAACAACTCATTAACAAAGCTTCCACAATTCAGTTTCTTTGCTTCTCCGAAACCCAGATACAACCCATCTTCTAATTTCTTGG GGTTTAAGTTGAAGAGAGTAATGTGTGCAATGAAGTCTTATAGGTTGTCAGAACTTAATAATTCAGAGGTTGAGAGTTTGAAAGCTCGGCCTCGtattgatttttcttccatttttggAATT gttAATCCTATTGTTGATGATGTTCGTCAAAGAGGTGATGCTGCAGTTAAAGA TTATACTTCAAGATTTGACAAAGTCAAATTAGACAAGATCGTCGAGAATGTTTCTGAGCTTCCTGATCCGGAG CTTGATGCAACTGTTAAAGAAGCTTTTGATGTGGCGTATAACAACATATATGCATTTCATCTTGCTCAAAAATCAGTTGAAAAAAGTGTTGAAACCATGAAG ggTGTTAGATGCAAACGTGTGGCTCGAAGCATTAGTTCTGTAGGTCTTTATGTACCAGGGGGGACTGCAGTTTTGCCATCCACAGCTCTGATGCTTGCTATT CCTGCACAAATTGCTGGGTGTAAAACTGTTGTCCTTGCGACTCCCCCAGCTCAGGATGGCAGCATAtgcaag GAGGTACTGTATTGTGCCAAGAAGGCTGGTGTCACTCACATCCTTAAAGCTGGTGGAGCTCAG GCCATATCTGCAATGGCTTGGGGAACAGAATCTTGCCCTAAG GCTGAGAAGATTTTTGGACCAGGAAATCAGTATGTGACAGCTGCAAAAATGATTCTCCAA AACAGTGAAGCAATGATTTCAATTGACATGCCAGCCGGGCCTTCTGAAGTTTTAGTCATTGCTGACAGATATGCTAGTCCTGTTCATATAGCTGCAGATTTACTATCCCAG GCTGAACATGGCCCTGACAGTCAGGTTGTTCTTGTAGTTGCTGGGGATGGTGTGGATATGAAAGCCATTGAAGAGGAAATAAGTAAGCAGTGTCAAAGCCTACCAAGGGGTGAATATGCTTCAAAAGCCCTGAGCCACAGTTTTACTGTCTTTGCTCGTGACATGGTTGAG GCTGTCTCCTTTTCAAACTTGTATGCACCTGAGCATCTGATCATTAATGTAAAAGAAGCAGAAAAGTGGGAGAGCTTTATTGAGAATGCAG GTTCTGTGTTCCTGGGTCCGTGGACACCAGAGAGTGTTGGGGATTATGCCAGTGGGACAAATCATGTCCTTCCAACATATGGATATGCACGGATGTATGGTGGGGTATCCTTGGACTCTTTCCAGAAATACATGACGGTGCAGTCTTTGACAGAGGAAGGTCTTAGAAAGCTCGGCCCATATGTGGCAACCATGGCAGAAGTTGAAGGGCTGGACGCCCACAAGAGAGCTGTAACTCTTAGACTTCAGGATATTGAAGCCAGACAGGTTTCCAATACGAGATAG
- the LOC7480422 gene encoding histidinol dehydrogenase, chloroplastic isoform X2: MCAMKSYRLSELNNSEVESLKARPRIDFSSIFGIVNPIVDDVRQRGDAAVKDYTSRFDKVKLDKIVENVSELPDPELDATVKEAFDVAYNNIYAFHLAQKSVEKSVETMKGVRCKRVARSISSVGLYVPGGTAVLPSTALMLAIPAQIAGCKTVVLATPPAQDGSICKEVLYCAKKAGVTHILKAGGAQAISAMAWGTESCPKAEKIFGPGNQYVTAAKMILQNSEAMISIDMPAGPSEVLVIADRYASPVHIAADLLSQAEHGPDSQVVLVVAGDGVDMKAIEEEISKQCQSLPRGEYASKALSHSFTVFARDMVEAVSFSNLYAPEHLIINVKEAEKWESFIENAGSVFLGPWTPESVGDYASGTNHVLPTYGYARMYGGVSLDSFQKYMTVQSLTEEGLRKLGPYVATMAEVEGLDAHKRAVTLRLQDIEARQVSNTR; encoded by the exons ATGTGTGCAATGAAGTCTTATAGGTTGTCAGAACTTAATAATTCAGAGGTTGAGAGTTTGAAAGCTCGGCCTCGtattgatttttcttccatttttggAATT gttAATCCTATTGTTGATGATGTTCGTCAAAGAGGTGATGCTGCAGTTAAAGA TTATACTTCAAGATTTGACAAAGTCAAATTAGACAAGATCGTCGAGAATGTTTCTGAGCTTCCTGATCCGGAG CTTGATGCAACTGTTAAAGAAGCTTTTGATGTGGCGTATAACAACATATATGCATTTCATCTTGCTCAAAAATCAGTTGAAAAAAGTGTTGAAACCATGAAG ggTGTTAGATGCAAACGTGTGGCTCGAAGCATTAGTTCTGTAGGTCTTTATGTACCAGGGGGGACTGCAGTTTTGCCATCCACAGCTCTGATGCTTGCTATT CCTGCACAAATTGCTGGGTGTAAAACTGTTGTCCTTGCGACTCCCCCAGCTCAGGATGGCAGCATAtgcaag GAGGTACTGTATTGTGCCAAGAAGGCTGGTGTCACTCACATCCTTAAAGCTGGTGGAGCTCAG GCCATATCTGCAATGGCTTGGGGAACAGAATCTTGCCCTAAG GCTGAGAAGATTTTTGGACCAGGAAATCAGTATGTGACAGCTGCAAAAATGATTCTCCAA AACAGTGAAGCAATGATTTCAATTGACATGCCAGCCGGGCCTTCTGAAGTTTTAGTCATTGCTGACAGATATGCTAGTCCTGTTCATATAGCTGCAGATTTACTATCCCAG GCTGAACATGGCCCTGACAGTCAGGTTGTTCTTGTAGTTGCTGGGGATGGTGTGGATATGAAAGCCATTGAAGAGGAAATAAGTAAGCAGTGTCAAAGCCTACCAAGGGGTGAATATGCTTCAAAAGCCCTGAGCCACAGTTTTACTGTCTTTGCTCGTGACATGGTTGAG GCTGTCTCCTTTTCAAACTTGTATGCACCTGAGCATCTGATCATTAATGTAAAAGAAGCAGAAAAGTGGGAGAGCTTTATTGAGAATGCAG GTTCTGTGTTCCTGGGTCCGTGGACACCAGAGAGTGTTGGGGATTATGCCAGTGGGACAAATCATGTCCTTCCAACATATGGATATGCACGGATGTATGGTGGGGTATCCTTGGACTCTTTCCAGAAATACATGACGGTGCAGTCTTTGACAGAGGAAGGTCTTAGAAAGCTCGGCCCATATGTGGCAACCATGGCAGAAGTTGAAGGGCTGGACGCCCACAAGAGAGCTGTAACTCTTAGACTTCAGGATATTGAAGCCAGACAGGTTTCCAATACGAGATAG
- the LOC7480419 gene encoding pseudo histidine-containing phosphotransfer protein 2 produces the protein MASTPLRQQLSTMRQSFFDEGLLDHGQVSYLETLENEDDPDFIENIFTLFLRDSSKYIASIEKAFIGATKINDETNKLRGFCHEGDLESAKASLQKLKAEHANFKQKLAVYVGIMKQVKLSEC, from the exons ATGGCTAGCACTCCCTTGCGCCAACAGCTTAGCACCATGAGGCAATCATTCTTCGATGAG GGACTTTTGGATCATGGACAAGTGAGTTATCTCGAGACTCTTGAAAATGAAGATGATCCCGActtcattgaaaatattttcaccttGTTTTTAAGGGATTCATCTAAATACATTGCTTCTATTGAGAAGGCTTT CATTGGTGCGACCAAAATCAATGACGAAACCAATAAACTCAGAGGATTTTGCCATGAAGGGGATTTAGAAAG TGCCAAGGCGTCTCTCCAAAAACTGAAAGCAGAACATGCCAATTTCAAGCAAAAGCTTGCTGTTTATGTTGGG ATAATGAAGCAAGTCAAGCTCTCTGAGTGCTGA
- the LOC7471686 gene encoding uncharacterized protein LOC7471686 — protein MWSHNNNDKNSPARGFWTPPASWRSQHSPAVAMMPMSERKERVSSPSCKRDIFHVIHKVPAGDSPYVRAKHVQLIEKDPSKAVSLFWAAINSGDRVDSALKDMAVVMKQLDRADEAIEAIKSFRHLCPYDSQESIDNVLVELYKRSGRIEEEIEMLQRKLKNIEEGIAFSGKKTKTARSQGRKIQITVEQERSRILGNLAWAYLQHHDYGLAEQYYRKGLSMEPDQNKQCNLAICLMHMNRIPEAKSLLQTVKASSGSKPMDDSYAKSFERACQILTELESHLIVKPTEQDEKVHRRSLALPTTRNLKEVASSRNGDVSGFVDSRKCTGVVKPTEQDEKVHQRSLALPTTRNLKEVASSRNGDVSGFVDSRKCTGVFNEDRVLSDEHNRRSYWQNHSENEKSFFASNNRSSQCISPGLRGGPQSSPQTAVDNSWRRDSSFASPGERLGFASKMKDYRFSFAEIGPSSEQKKTFTSPAIHTQPRRCCWGFDKGDQRRIRWGEDTAEIEKENAIRNLSGELLDLTDNHTSWKRNGQENGRQRKSATEDRNTSLKCSTEQTVVIDNAGVSKASTDCDWDQSAETVGNKYLGKDSSLKSHRKSWADMVEEEEEELDLLTTDLGQSFHSWNYEDACSDENLNVNTFHQNSYQKNQLGTIFRKLEAADLQDGYGTSMNAVSSRNSTARRSLSYESAEDVNTKRRNRLQVFRDITPTPDSP, from the exons ATGTGGTCTCATAACAACAACGACAAGAATTCTCCGGCAAGGGGATTCTGGACACCGCCGGCTTCATGGAGGTCTCAACATTCTCCGGCGGTTGCCATGATGCCAATGTCAGAGAGGAAAGAAAGGGTGTCTTCTCCTAGTTGTAAACgtgatatttttcatgttattcaTAAAGTCCCTGCCGGTGATTCTCCTTATGTCAGAGCCAAACATGTCCAG TTAATAGAGAAGGATCCAAGCAAGGCTGTTTCCCTATTCTGGGCTGCTATCAATTCTGGGGATCGAGTTGATAGTGCCTTGAAAGACATGGCAGTGGTGATGAAGCAATTGGATCGAGCTGATGAGGCAATTGAGGCGATCAAATCCTTTCGTCATCTCTGTCCCTATGATTCCCAGGAATCTATTGACAATGTGCTAGTTGAACTCTACAAG AGATCTGGAAGGATTGAAGAAGAGATTGAAATGCTTCAACGCAAACTGAAGAACATAGAAGAGGGTATCGCTTTTTCTGGCAAGAAGACAAAGACTGCCAGATCCCAAGGGAGGAAGATTCAAATAACTGTTGAACAAGAAAGATCAAG GATATTAGGGAATTTGGCGTGGGCTTACTTGCAGCATCACGATTATGGTTTGGCTGAACAATATTACAG gaaaggtCTATCAATGGAGCCAGATCAGAATAAGCAGTGCAACTTGGCTATCTGCTTGATGCACATGAACAGAATTCCAGAAGCAAAATCTCTGCTTCAAACCGTAAAAGCTTCATCTGGAAGTAAACCAATGGATGATTCCTATGCTAAATCTTTCGAGCGTGCTTGTCAAATCCTGACTGAATTAGAGTCACATTTAATAGTTAAACCAACCGAACAAGATGAAAAAGTTCACCGAAGGTCATTGGCATTGCCTACCACCAGAAATTTGAAAGAGGTTGCTAGCTCCCGGAATGGAGATGTTTCGGGATTTGTGGACTCTAGAAAGTGCACAGGTGTAGTTAAACCAACCGAACAAGATGAAAAAGTTCACCAAAGGTCTTTGGCATTGCCTACCACCAGAAATTTGAAAGAGGTTGCTAGCTCCCGGAATGGAGATGTTTCGGGATTCGTGGACTCTAGAAAGTGCACAGGTGTATTTAATGAAGATAGAGTGCTGTCAGATGAACATAATAGAAGATCTTATTGGCAGAATCACTCTGAGAATGAGAAAAGCTTCTTTGCATCCAATAATAGGAGTTCTCAATGTATATCACCTGGACTGAGAGGCGGTCCACAGTCTTCTCCACAAACTGCAGTTGACAATAGCTGGAGGAGAGATTCTAGTTTTGCAAGCCCAGGTGAAAGGCTTGGTTTTGCCAGCAAAATGAAGGATTATCGGTTTAGTTTTGCTGAAATAGGCCCAAGTTCAGAACAGAAGAAGACATTTACATCTCCAGCCATACATACACAACCAAGGAGATGTTGCTGGGGGTTCGATAAAGGAGATCAGAGAAGGATAAGGTGGGGAGAGGATACAGCTGAGATAGAAAAAGAGAATGCAATCCGGAATCTCTCTGGAGAACTATTAGACTTAACTGATAATCATACAAGCTGGAAAAGAAATGGTCAGGAAAATGGTCGCCAAAGGAAATCTGCAACAGAAGACAGGAACACAAGTCTAAAGTGTTCCACAGAGCAGACCGTGGTTATTGACAATGCAGGGGTATCAAAAGCCTCCACTGATTGTGACTGGGATCAATCAGCAGAAACTGTTGGAAATAAGTATCTTGGAAAGGACAGCTCACTCAAATCCCATCGCAAGAGTTGGGCAGATatggttgaagaagaagaagaagaactggACCTGTTAACTACAGACCTTGGCCAGAGTTTCCATAGTTGGAATTATGAAGACGCATGCAGTGATGAAAATCTAAATGTCAACACATTTCATCAGAATTCTTACCAAAAGAATCAGCTAGGAACTATTTTTCGAAAACTTGAAGCAGCTGATCTTCAAGATGGCTATGGTACATCCATGAATGCAGTTTCATCAAGGAATTCCACAGCGCGACGCTCACTGTCTTACGAATCTGCAGAGGATGTGAATACAAAGAGGAGAAACAGGTTGCAGGTTTTCCGAGACATAACTCCAACTCCAGATAGTCCATGA
- the LOC7471687 gene encoding small RNA 2'-O-methyltransferase codes for MEIGVKKTVFSPKAIIHQKFGNKACYKVEEVKEESAQNGCPGLAIPQKGPFLFRCRLELPEFTVVSDICRKKKDAEQSAADLALKKLGNNPADENPSEKDPCDALIDRIKYLFTDEFLSSLHPLSGHLRAALQRKGGLYGLIPASVIAACDTKTSNLCKLLNTEVESKPFLALSSIMRAIPRLSGSVVTSKGQLSIQKQNPYPTEIIESSDIQQSGSPENILVKAIQIPASLDETIQPVTLDISSSGYYLDVIAQKLGVTDASKVLLSRIIGKASSETRLYFAASESLVMELLSDHANLKDFHVEGLLNARANYFCGQEIYGDAIMASVGYTWRSKELFHEDVSLQSYYRMLISKIPSGNYKLSREAIFAAELPSVFTTKTNWRGSFPREILCTFCRQHQLSEPIFSTTSIPLKASCKLPRSQKKLKVTEAAELATEYTNGGSLNADDGETVGLESSFRCKVKVFSKGQDLIIECSPKEIYKKQTDAIQSASLKVLSWLNAYFKDLGMPLEKLKCSADALDISLSSENFLKEFALCQSLHNVQQSRCQGSKLPESKSTNMEYTLSGQDVCLPNIEGSYSGVCPSNGSLLCISYTVSLVTEGGHTKELIESKDEFEFEIGNGTVVSTLEGVVTQMSVGQCAHFNMNLPPQEFILAAVDDPARILSLLSSEVCFLEYHVTLLRVTEPPEERMEQALFSPPLSKQRVEYAVQHIKKSSATTLVDFGCGSGSLLDSLLDYPTSLEKIVGADLSKKSLSRAAKILHTKLSAKSDTGIKSAILYDGSITEFDSRLCGFDIGTCLEVIEHMEEEQACLFGDIALSYFRPKVLIVSTPNYEYNVILQGSSPTTQEEDPDEKSQSQSCKFRNHDHKFEWTREQFNHWASDLAKRHHYSVEFSGVGGSGDVEPGFASQIAVFKQESLLDEDDLPTQENSSEHCKVIWEWNGDDRSAPSSTRN; via the exons ATGGAAATTGGAGTGAAGAAGACAGTTTTTTCACCTAAGGCTATCATACACCAAAAGTTTGGTAACAAGGCATGCTATAAGGTTGAGGAGGTAAAGGAGGAGTCAGCTCAGAATGGATGCCCAGGATTGGCAATTCCTCAGAAAGGCCCCTTTCTATTTCGGTGCCGGTTAGAACTTCCAGAATTTACTGTTGTTTCTGATATCTgcagaaagaagaaggatgCCGAGCAGTCTGCTGCTGATTTGGCTTTAAAAAAG CTAGGCAACAATCCCGCAGATGAAAACCCATCTGAAAAGGATCCTTGTGATGCTTTGATTGATCGAATCAAATATCTATTTACAGACGAG TTCCTTTCATCTCTTCATCCGCTGAGTGGTCACCTTAGAGCAGCTTTGCAGAGAAAAGGTGGTCTTTATGGTCTGATACCTGCTTCTGTCATTGCTGCCTGTGATACAAAGACAAGTAATCTGTGTAAATTACTCAACACTGAGGTGGAATCTAAACCCTTTTTGGCTTTGTCATCAATTATGAGGGCTATACCAAGATTATCAGGGTCTGTTGTAACATCCAAGGGGCAGCTTTCAATTCAGAAGCAAAATCCATATCCCACTGAGATCATAGAGTCATCAGATATCCAGCAATCTGGTTCCCCAGAAAACATATTAGTTAAAGCAATACAGATCCCAGCTTCATTGGATGAGACTATTCAGCCCGTGACTCTTGATATTTCTTCTTCTGGATATTACCTGGATGTTATTGCACAAAAACTTGGTGTAACAGATGCAAGCAAAGTTTTGCTCTCAAG GATTATTGGTAAAGCTTCTTCTGAGACAAGATTGTATTTTGCTGCTTCTGAGTCACTTGTGATGGAACTATTGTCAGACCATGCAAATCTGAAAGATTTTCACGTAGAAGGACTTTTGAATGCAAGGGCAAACTACTTCTGTGGTCAAGAAATATATGGTGATGCAATTATGGCATCAGTTGGATACACATGGAGGTCTAAAGAACTTTTCCACGAAGATGTGTCCCTCCAATCATATTACAG GATGCTTATAAGCAAGATACCTAGTGGAAATTACAAGTTGTCTCGAGAAGCAATATTTGCTGCAGAGTTGCCCTCCGTATtcactacaaaaacaaattggaggGGTTCCTTCCCAAGGGAAATCCTATGCACATTCTGCCGTCAGCACCAGCTATCTGAACCTATCTTCTCCACTACAAGTATTCCTTTAAAGGCATCATGCAAGTTACCAAGATCACAGAAGAAGTTGAAGGTTACCGAGGCAGCTGAACTAGCAACTGAATACACTAATGGAGGAAGTTTAAATGCTGATGATGGAGAAACAGTAGGACTGGAAAGCAGCTTTAGGTGCAAAGTAAAAGTATTTTCCAAGGGTCAGGATTTGATCATAGAGTGTTCCCCTAAGGAGATTTATAAGAAGCAAACTGATGCTATCCAGAGTGCTTCTCTGAAAGTTCTCTCATGGTTAAATGCATATTTCAAGGACCTTGGCATGCCTTTGGAGAAGCTAAAGTGCTCTGCTGATGCCCTCGACATTAGCTTATCTTCTGAAAACTTTCTTAAAGAGTTTGCTTTATGCCAATCTCTTCATAATGTTCAGCAAAGTCGGTGTCAAGGATCCAAATTACCTGAATCAAAAAGTACTAATATGGAATATACTTTGTCAGGACAAGATGTTTGCTTACCAAACATTGAAGGCTCATATTCCGGTGTCTGCCCCTCCAATGGATCTTTGTTGTGTATAAGTTACACTGTGTCCTTGGTGACAGAAGGTGGGCATACAAAAGAGCTTATTGAAAGTAAAGATGAATTTGAGTTTGAGATAGGGAATGGAACAGTGGTTTCCactcttgaaggagttgtgacACAAATGTCAGTTGGCCAGTGTGCTCATTTCAACATGAATTTGCCCCCTCAAGAGTTCATTTTAGCCGCAGTTGATGATCCTGCAAGGATTCTTTCATTGTTATCCTCAG AAGTTTGCTTCTTAGAATACCATGTAACCTTGTTGCGAGTGACAGAACCACCAGAAGAAAGAATGGAGCAGGCTCTTTTCAGCCCTCCGCTCTCAAAGCAACGGGTGGAATATGCTGTGCAGCATATCAAAAAATCCAGTGCTACAACTTTG gttgatTTCGGATGTGGCTCTGGAAGTTTATTGGATTCTTTGTTAGATTACCCAACTTCACTAGAAAAGATTGTTGGtgctgacttatcaaagaagaGTCTTAGCCGTGCTGCAAAG ATACTGCATACCAAACTGAGTGCAAAGTCAGATACAGGCATCAAATCTGCTATTCTTTATGATGGTTCCATCACAGAGTTTGATTCTCGATTGTGTGGATTTGATATTGGCACTTGCTTAGAG GTAATTGAGCATATGGAGGAGGAACAGGCCTGTCTTTTTGGTGACATTGCATTGAGTTATTTTCGACCAAAGGTTCTTATAGTTTCCACCCCAAATTACGAATACAACGTGATTCTACAAGGATCCAGTCCCACAACTCAAGAAGAAGATCCAGACGAGAAAAGCCAGTCACAGTCATGTAAATTTCGCAACCATGACCACAAGTTTGAGTGGACAAGAGAGCAGTTCAACCATTGGGCATCAGATCTAGCCAAGAGGCACCATTACAGTGTCGAGTTCAGTGGGGTTGGTGGTTCTGGTGATGTGGAACCAGGCTTTGCATCGCAAATTGCTGTCTTTAAACAGGAGAGCCTACTTGATGAAGATGATCTTCCAACACAAGAAAATTCCTCTGAGCATTGCAAAGTTATATGGGAGTGGAACGGCGATGATAGATCTGCACCCTCTTCAACAAGAAACTAA